The Pyrus communis chromosome 9, drPyrComm1.1, whole genome shotgun sequence genome has a segment encoding these proteins:
- the LOC137745963 gene encoding calcium-transporting ATPase 4, endoplasmic reticulum-type-like: MVKTTTHKSPSNFSKLAESLFKKGYDIVSVGTENHLVLVNLRDKGIDGSRAEKVLESIHIAAITNNVHGYVFVVVPVGVLSIESPFSFETIVGVEGLEIDKGYIFPQFATNPEKLFVEFENAGVPITDQKISRMFKVVEDCRAAGILVMVITGDNQNIAEAICREIGVFSTDEDVHSRSLTRKEFMSTIRDPKAHLRQDDGLLFSRVEPKHIVRLLKEDGEVAAITVDGMNGASTLKLADIGIVMAISGTEVLLELKERAAAFKQVPTISFLSLEDKANFQGGSIVMYPICN; this comes from the coding sequence ATGGTTAAAACCACAACCCACAAGTCACCTAGTAATTTCTCAAAACTTGCAGAGAGCTTGTTCAAGAAGGGCTATGATATTGTTTCTGTTGGAACAGAGAACCATTTAGTGTTGGTGAATTTAAGAGACAAGGGCATTGATGGCTCAAGAGCTGAAAAAGTTTTGGAATCAATCCATATTGCAGCAATTACAAATAATGTTCATGGGTACGTGTTTGTCGTGGTTCCTGTTGGTGTCCTGTCCATTGAGTCACCCTTCTCATTTGAGACTATCGTCGGGGTGGAAGGATTGGAGATTGACAAAGGATATATCTTCCCTCAATTTGCTACAAACCCTGAGaaattgtttgttgaattcgAGAATGCTGGAGTTCCGATCACTGACCAGAAGATTTCAAGGATGTTTAAAGTAGTGGAAGACTGCCGAGCAGCTGGAATTCTTGTTATGGTAATCACGGGAGATAACCAGAACATTGCAGAAGCAATATGCCGTGAAATAGGCGTGTTTAGTACTGATGAAGACGTACATTCAAGAAGCCTTACAAGAAAAGAGTTTATGAGTACTATACGTGATCCAAAAGCCCATCTGAGACAAGATGATGGCCTTCTGTTTTCAAGGGTCGAACCAAAGCACATTGTGAGGTTGCTTAAAGAGGATGGTGAGGTTGCTGCTATAACTGTTGATGGAATGAATGGTGCATCTACTTTGAAGCTTGCTGATATCGGGATTGTAATGGCCATTTCTGGAACTGAGGTGCTTCTAGAGCTGAAGGAGAGAGCTGCTGCGTTCAAACAAGTCCCCACAATTTCTTTTTTAAGCCTTGAGGACAAGGCTAATTTTCAAGGGGGAAGTATTGTTATGTACCCAATTTGTAATTGA